The proteins below come from a single Falco rusticolus isolate bFalRus1 chromosome 18, bFalRus1.pri, whole genome shotgun sequence genomic window:
- the MRPL45 gene encoding 39S ribosomal protein L45, mitochondrial: MAAAMKAGLGRLGLRVCWQAAESVLRPAGAASACLVVPVRTKKRYFVPEWAREPSPKAKEKRLKALAKVLPEERVERTFYLASTADIIDPYIPPEGDARLTSLSKDGLKQKMEKMKQTAVSQLALRKIKDHDPDFSTKTFPEKAQEIFIEAHNCLANFNKQKLHSLVTERCYPEMVRGNRYKTIRWSFVESLEPPRVVHIRCDSIVNRGNLYGQVTVRMHTQQILAIYDRFGRLMYGGEQVPKDVLEYVVFEKYLVNPYGTWRMHGKIVPEWAPPKGPIIKTVMIPGPTLNPSQEYEEMK, encoded by the exons ATGGCGGCCGCCATGAAGGCGGGCCTGGGTCGGCTGGGCCTGCGGGTGTGCTGGCAG gcTGCGGAGTCTGTGCTCCgtcctgctggagcagcttcGGCCTGTCTTGTTGTCCCAGTGAGAACGAAGAAGCGATATTTTGTCCCCGAATGGGCCAGAGAACCGTCCCCTAAAGCGAAAGAGAAGAGACTCAAGGCTTTGGCGAAAGTACTTCCTGAGGAACGTGTAGAACGGACTTTCTACCTGGCTTCCACAG CTGATATTATAGACCCGTACATCCCTCCTGAGGGCGATGCCCGCTTGACCTCCCTATCCAAAGATGGGCTTAAGCAAAAGATGGAGAAGATGAAGCAGACCGCTGTCTCCCAGCTAGC TCTGCGGAAGATAAAAGATCATGATCCAGATTTCAGCACTAAAACCTTCCCAGAGAAGGCACAGGAGATATTTATTGAAGCTCACAATTGCCTGGCAAA TTTTAACAAGCAGAAACTTCACTCCCTGGTGACAGAGCGCTGCTACCCA GAAATGGTCCGTGGGAACAGGTACAAGACCATCCGGTGGAGTTTTGTGGAGTCACTGGAGCCTCCAAGGGTGGTTCATATTCGATGTGACAGCATCGTGAATCGAGGCAACCTGTACGGCCAGGTGACAGTGCGGATGCACACGCAGCAG ATTTTGGCAATCTATGACCGCTTTGGGCGGCTGATGTATGGTGGGGAGCAGGTGCCCAAGGACGTTTTGGAGTATGTCGTGTTTGAGAAATACTTGGTCAACCCATACGGCACATGGAGGATGCACGGCAAGATCGTTCCGGAGTGGGCTCCACCGAAGGGCCCCATTATTAAG ACGGTGATGATTCCTGGCCCAACCTTGAATCCCTCACAAGAGTATGAAGAAATGAAGTGA